The Geotalea uraniireducens Rf4 genome window below encodes:
- the ilvB gene encoding biosynthetic-type acetolactate synthase large subunit, producing the protein MKMNGAKILLECLKLEGVDTVFGYPGGTVINLYDELFSFKEIRHILPRHEQAGVHAADGYARATGKVGVAIATSGPGATNTITGIATAYMDSIPMVIITGQVPTALIGNDAFQEADIIGITRPCTKHNFLVKDVKDLALIVKKAFYIARTGRPGPVLIDLPKDVQIATAEFKYPDTVEIRGYKPTIEGHPKQVEKAMSLLLGAKRPVIYVGGGVILGNAAEELTALSKKLEAPVTTTLMGLGSFPEDDPLSLGLLGMHGTYYANMAVSNCDLLVAVGARFDDRVTGKIASFAPHAKIIHIDVDPTSIKKNVRVDLPIVGDVKDVLTQMLKVLEEQGDKLDDFKKSIVPWTEEIEGWKAKHPMSYKQSATVIKPQFVIQKLRELSDPDAIVATDVGQHQMWTAQFFKFNRPRTLLSSGGLGTMGYGLPAAMGAQAAFPDRQVIVICGDGGFQMNLQELATVVQNRLAVKICIINNNFLGMVRQWQELFFDKRYSQTCMELPIDFIKLAEAFGAKGFQATKPDEVEAVIKKGFATPGPVIMEFKVAREEKVLPMVPAGASLTEMVLAS; encoded by the coding sequence ATGAAAATGAACGGGGCAAAAATTTTACTGGAGTGTCTCAAGCTGGAAGGAGTGGATACGGTCTTCGGCTATCCCGGCGGCACGGTCATCAACCTCTATGATGAACTTTTCTCCTTCAAGGAGATCCGTCACATCCTTCCCAGGCACGAGCAGGCAGGGGTACATGCTGCCGACGGCTATGCACGGGCGACCGGCAAGGTCGGCGTAGCCATTGCCACCTCCGGCCCCGGCGCTACCAATACCATCACCGGCATTGCCACTGCTTACATGGATTCCATTCCGATGGTGATCATCACCGGCCAGGTACCGACGGCCCTTATCGGTAACGATGCCTTTCAGGAGGCGGATATCATCGGCATTACCCGCCCGTGCACCAAGCACAACTTCCTGGTCAAGGACGTCAAGGATCTTGCCCTGATAGTGAAAAAGGCATTTTACATTGCCCGCACCGGCCGACCCGGCCCGGTCCTCATCGATCTCCCCAAGGATGTGCAGATTGCCACTGCCGAATTCAAGTACCCCGACACGGTAGAGATCCGCGGTTACAAGCCGACCATCGAAGGGCACCCGAAGCAGGTGGAAAAGGCCATGTCTCTGCTGCTGGGGGCGAAACGGCCGGTCATCTATGTGGGGGGCGGGGTAATCCTGGGAAATGCCGCTGAGGAACTTACCGCCTTGAGCAAGAAACTCGAAGCGCCGGTAACCACGACCCTTATGGGACTTGGATCCTTTCCTGAGGATGATCCCCTCTCTTTGGGGCTTCTCGGGATGCATGGCACCTATTATGCCAATATGGCGGTCTCCAATTGCGATCTCCTTGTAGCGGTCGGAGCCCGCTTCGACGATAGGGTGACCGGCAAGATAGCGTCCTTTGCCCCCCATGCGAAGATTATCCATATAGACGTGGACCCCACCTCTATCAAGAAAAACGTGCGTGTCGACCTCCCCATCGTCGGTGATGTGAAGGACGTGCTGACACAGATGTTGAAGGTCCTTGAAGAGCAGGGGGACAAGCTTGACGACTTCAAGAAATCAATCGTTCCATGGACAGAGGAGATTGAAGGCTGGAAGGCCAAGCACCCCATGAGTTACAAACAGTCCGCCACCGTAATCAAACCGCAGTTCGTCATTCAGAAGCTGCGGGAGTTGAGCGACCCCGACGCGATTGTGGCAACGGATGTGGGGCAGCACCAGATGTGGACCGCCCAGTTCTTCAAGTTTAACCGGCCGCGGACGCTCCTTTCCTCCGGCGGACTCGGCACCATGGGATACGGTCTTCCCGCTGCCATGGGAGCCCAGGCTGCTTTTCCCGATCGGCAGGTAATCGTCATCTGCGGCGACGGTGGATTTCAGATGAATCTGCAGGAGCTGGCGACCGTGGTGCAGAACCGGCTGGCGGTCAAGATCTGCATCATCAACAACAACTTCCTCGGCATGGTGCGTCAGTGGCAGGAACTGTTCTTTGACAAGCGCTATTCCCAGACCTGTATGGAGCTTCCCATAGACTTTATCAAGCTCGCCGAGGCATTTGGTGCCAAGGGTTTTCAGGCGACCAAGCCCGACGAGGTGGAAGCGGTCATAAAAAAAGGATTCGCAACACCGGGGCCGGTGATAATGGAGTTCAAGGTCGCCCGCGAGGAGAAGGTTCTTCCCATGGTCCCTGCCGGGGCATCGCTGACCGAGATGGTGCTCGCATCCTGA
- a CDS encoding carboxypeptidase-like regulatory domain-containing protein — protein MDATWKSSFARLFAFWLIATGSCAHAGGIVTGQLAPEQEPLRCAVFAYQADKAPTSPYAAPLFAASCAPDGSFSMSLPEGTYVIGSGISIGGHTWAAQPDPAHRLPLTGPQAQKIIVRNGLSYRLKATAIIASQLAAATQTVTELPPPAARRTMPVTLTGLVRDSAGRPVANAVVQLLEPGSDGAVIGRVRYLSGPSDVDGKYRIEGAAPARFVIGAFKSDPLLGLLAGETAALDMADPKIPLAIDIFIRSASPAPLTEQREAPPATGNAAAVDAGKAVEPIRGPDADPS, from the coding sequence ATGGACGCAACATGGAAATCCTCGTTTGCCCGGCTCTTCGCCTTCTGGTTGATTGCCACGGGAAGCTGTGCACATGCAGGCGGTATCGTCACGGGGCAGCTTGCGCCGGAGCAGGAGCCGTTGCGTTGCGCCGTGTTCGCCTACCAGGCCGACAAAGCGCCCACATCACCTTACGCTGCGCCTTTATTTGCCGCTTCCTGTGCCCCTGATGGCAGCTTCAGCATGTCGTTGCCGGAGGGGACATATGTGATCGGCTCCGGCATCAGCATCGGTGGTCATACGTGGGCCGCTCAGCCCGATCCGGCCCACCGCTTGCCATTGACCGGTCCGCAAGCGCAAAAAATCATCGTTCGCAATGGTTTAAGCTACAGATTGAAGGCAACGGCAATAATCGCCAGTCAGCTTGCGGCAGCAACGCAGACCGTAACTGAATTGCCACCACCTGCTGCCAGACGAACGATGCCTGTTACGCTAACGGGATTGGTTCGCGACAGTGCCGGTCGTCCTGTTGCCAATGCGGTTGTCCAACTCCTGGAGCCGGGGAGCGACGGTGCTGTGATCGGTCGTGTTCGCTACCTGAGCGGCCCGAGCGATGTTGACGGGAAATATCGTATCGAGGGGGCGGCTCCGGCGCGCTTCGTCATTGGCGCGTTCAAGTCAGACCCTCTCCTGGGACTTTTAGCTGGTGAAACGGCGGCGCTCGATATGGCGGACCCGAAGATCCCGCTTGCCATCGACATATTCATCCGGTCAGCATCCCCCGCCCCCTTGACGGAGCAGCGGGAGGCGCCGCCTGCAACCGGAAATGCTGCTGCAGTCGACGCGGGTAAGGCCGTTGAGCCGATCCGGGGCCCCGATGCTGACCCCTCCTGA
- the ilvD gene encoding dihydroxy-acid dehydratase, which yields MRSDMIKKGLERTPHRALLKGTGVPQSEMDKPFIGVATSFTDLIPGHVGMRDLERFIEKGIHTGGGYAFFFGIPGVCDGISMGHKGMHYSLPTRELIADMVESVAEAHRLDGLVLLTNCDKITPGMLMAAARLDIPCIVVTAGPMMSGRGEAGRKYSFVTDTFEAMARYKAGVIDEKELKVCEDNACPGMGSCQGLFTANTMAILTETLGMSLPRCGTALAVSALKRRIAFASGERIVDLVRNNVTPRSILTRAAFENAIRVDLALGGSSNTVLHLLAIAHEAGVELPLETFDILAKETPQLASMNPAGEYFMEDLDAAGGVAGVLMQLGDKIKDNPTVMGMTTLQLAASIANVDEAVIHPLTDPVKKEGGIAILFGNLAPKGAVVKQSGVSEAMMKFIGTARCFNSEEAAMAALMDGNIKAGDLVVIRYEGPKGGPGMREMLAPTAALMGLGLGDSVALITDGRFSGGTRGPCIGHISPEAAEGGPIALVEDGDRIELDIPDRRLELLVDEQTLSERRARWQAPEPKIKTGWLARYAKVVTSAYTGAVMSAD from the coding sequence ATGCGCAGTGATATGATAAAAAAAGGTCTGGAGCGGACTCCGCACCGGGCGCTTTTGAAGGGGACCGGCGTCCCGCAGAGCGAGATGGATAAGCCTTTTATCGGTGTGGCCACCAGTTTCACCGACCTGATTCCCGGTCATGTGGGGATGCGGGACCTTGAGCGCTTCATTGAAAAGGGGATACACACCGGCGGCGGCTATGCCTTTTTCTTCGGCATTCCCGGTGTCTGCGACGGCATATCCATGGGGCACAAGGGGATGCATTACAGCCTGCCGACCCGCGAACTGATCGCCGACATGGTGGAGTCGGTCGCCGAGGCCCACCGTCTCGACGGCCTTGTGCTGCTGACCAATTGCGACAAGATTACCCCCGGCATGCTGATGGCCGCTGCACGTCTCGATATCCCCTGTATCGTCGTTACGGCAGGGCCGATGATGAGTGGCCGTGGCGAGGCCGGCCGGAAATATTCGTTTGTCACCGATACCTTTGAGGCCATGGCCCGCTACAAGGCAGGCGTCATCGACGAGAAGGAGCTAAAGGTCTGCGAGGATAACGCCTGCCCCGGCATGGGGTCCTGTCAGGGGCTCTTTACCGCCAACACCATGGCCATCCTTACCGAAACCCTCGGCATGAGTCTCCCCCGCTGCGGCACGGCCCTGGCGGTGTCGGCCTTGAAGCGGCGCATTGCCTTTGCCTCCGGCGAGCGCATCGTCGATCTCGTGCGCAACAACGTGACCCCCCGCAGCATTCTCACCCGCGCGGCATTTGAAAACGCCATCCGCGTCGACCTGGCACTCGGCGGCTCATCGAACACCGTACTCCATCTCCTTGCCATTGCCCATGAGGCCGGTGTGGAGCTGCCGCTGGAAACCTTCGACATCCTCGCCAAGGAAACGCCGCAACTCGCTTCGATGAACCCGGCCGGCGAGTATTTCATGGAAGACCTGGATGCTGCCGGCGGGGTCGCCGGGGTGCTCATGCAGCTGGGCGACAAGATCAAGGACAACCCGACGGTAATGGGTATGACTACCCTGCAGCTGGCCGCCAGTATTGCCAATGTGGATGAGGCGGTCATCCACCCCCTGACCGATCCGGTGAAGAAAGAGGGGGGCATTGCAATCCTGTTCGGCAACCTTGCCCCCAAGGGGGCAGTGGTCAAGCAGTCGGGCGTATCAGAGGCCATGATGAAGTTTATCGGCACGGCTCGTTGCTTCAACTCGGAAGAGGCGGCCATGGCGGCCCTGATGGACGGCAACATCAAGGCGGGAGATCTCGTTGTCATCCGTTATGAAGGCCCCAAAGGCGGGCCCGGGATGCGGGAGATGCTTGCTCCGACCGCAGCCCTCATGGGACTCGGTCTTGGCGATTCAGTTGCACTTATTACCGATGGCCGTTTTTCCGGCGGTACCCGCGGCCCCTGCATCGGTCATATTTCACCGGAAGCTGCAGAAGGCGGCCCGATTGCCCTCGTGGAAGACGGAGACCGGATCGAGCTGGATATTCCCGACCGCAGGCTGGAACTGCTGGTTGACGAGCAGACACTGTCCGAGCGACGCGCCCGCTGGCAAGCGCCTGAGCCGAAGATTAAAACCGGCTGGCTGGCCCGGTATGCCAAGGTGGTCACTTCGGCATACACCGGGGCCGTTATGTCGGCAGACTAA